A region of the Litchfieldia alkalitelluris genome:
AAAATGGGTTTTTTTGTCTAACATAAGGCCTTATAATAGTAGATACATGTAACGATGGAAGAGGTTAAAATACATGACATATGCGAATGAAAAACTAAGTGAAGAAAAGGTTTTTAAAGACCCTGTACACCGTTATGTCCATGTCAGGGACAAGGTAATCTGGGACCTAATTGCCACAACTGAGTTTCAAAGACTTCGTCGTATTAGGCAACTTGGTACCACCTATGTTACCTTTCATGGAGCAGAACACAGTCGTTTTAACCATTCCTTAGGTGTTTATGAGATCGTAAGAAGAATGACCGATGATATTTTTGTGGATCGTCCATATTGGGAAAAGAGTGAACGTCTTTTATGTCTCTGTGCAGCTCTCCTTCATGATCTAGGACATGGTCCTTTTTCCCATTCGTTTGAAAAAGTCTTTCATCTTGACCATGAAGATTTTACACAGGGAATTATTTTGGGTGATACAGAGGTTAATAGTGTCCTAAAAAAAGTGGCAAAAGACTTCCCTAAGAAAGTCGCAGAAGTGATCGCTAAAACTTATGAAAATAAGCTCGTGGTTAGTATGATATCAAGTCAAATTGATGCCGATCGAATGGATTATTTACAACGCGATGCTTATTATACTGGGGTAAGTTATGGCCATTTTGATATGGAGCGAATTTTACGTGTAATGAGACCACAAGAAGATCAAGTGGTAGTAAAAAGCAGTGGCATGCATGCAATTGAAGATTATATAATGAGTCGTTATCAAATGTATTGGCAAGTATATTTTCATCCGGTCACTAGGAGCTCAGAGGTTATACTGACAAAGATTTTGCATCGTGCGAAAAAACTCTTTGAACAGAATTATGACTTTAAAACGAAGCCAACCCATTTTTATTCAATTTTTAAAAATGAAGTTTCCATTAAGGATTATGTAAAACTTGATGAGGCTGTTATTCTCTTCTATTTTCAAGCTTGGCAGGAAGAAGAGGATGAAATTTTAAAGGACTTATGCACAAGGTTCATTGATCGCAAGTTGTTTAAGTATGTAGAATTTAATCCGAGTGAACAAATGATGGAATTAATGGAGCTTACGAATTTATTTAAAAAAGCAGGGATTAATCCTGACTACTATTTGGTTGTGGACTCATCCTCAGATTTACCATACGATTTTTATCGTCCAGGAGAGGAAGAAGAAAGGTTACCGATTCATCTCCTTATGCCAAGTGGAGAAATTCGAGAACTTTCACGTCAATCTGAAATTGTAGATGCAATTTCCGGTAAAAGACGGACAGACCATAAGCTTTATTTTCCGGAGGACTTAGTTAGGAGTCTTTCATCTAAATCTACGGTAAAAAAGAAAATTAAAGAGCTTTTAGATATACAGTAAAGCTCATAAAATAAGATAATAGATGAGGAGATGACGGGGATTGTTAACCGGACACGCTAAAATCATGAAAGCTTTTTCGGCTGCGGGGGAAATTATCGGTCGAAAAAAATTGCAAAAAATGATCTATATCGCAAAGAAGATTGATTTTCCATTCTTTGAAAAATATAATTTTCACTTCTATGGTCCTTATTCAGAAGAACTTACGTTAAAAGTAGAAGAACTATGTAACTTGGGCTTCTTAAATGAAATTAAGGAAAAAAAAGGTGGATACAGTCAATATAAATATACATTAACTGAAAAAGGGGAACAGTTTCTAAGCCACTACGAATTGGACATGCCCCCTTTAAATGAAACCATGCAAAATTTAAATGAACAAAATGCCAGATTTCTTGAATTAGTATCAACTGTTCTTTACTTTGATAATTTACCTAAGGAAGAAGTAAAGGAAAAGATTTTCACCCTAAAAAGCAAACAACGTTATACAGAAGAAGAAGTTGATGAGGCATATAATTACATTGCTTCAATCCAAAAGCAAGTAGTAACAAACTAAAATCAAGCAATTGTTGGCCGGACCTTTTTGCGAATGTGTATTTGCACCATGGCGCATGAAAATGGTTGCTCACTTTGTGTGGAATGAGCGAAGAGCCGCTCGACTCCTGCGGGATATGCCGTCAGCGTGAGACCCCGCAGGAGCAGCAAGCGACGAGGAGGCTCACGAACGGCCCCGCGGAAAGCGAGTGGATCGCAGCGAATGCAACTCACTAACCTAGGCGTTTTCAGGTTAGACATAAATGCAATAAAGCCATAGTACTTTAAGGTAGCTATTAAAATAGCTACCTTTTTTTTACAGATTTTAAACGAGTTCAACTGGAAATCCTAAAGTTGTTACATACAACATAATAATAGGGAGATGTTAAAATGCAACAACACGATAATCATGGATTTGCACCAGATGAATTTAAGCTATCAAAATCTGGATTTGACCCAAAAATGCCTGGTCACACAACATCGCACCAAAATGAAATGATCCTTCGCCAAGAGCCACGTACTGCCAAAAAGCAAGGAAGTGGTATCAGTCTTCCTTATGAAACAAGATTAGAGATGGGTCTGCAACTTGATGAGCATATGTGCGCTTTAACTGTAGCGCTACATCAATATAATAAACACCACTGGTTAACAGAAGGAGCAGAAAGTTTCTTAAGCTTACACCACCTTCTAGATGAGCATAGAGAAAAAACGATGAAACATATTGATGAGATTGGTGAGAGAGTGGCAAGACTGGGGGTGGTTCCAACTGCACACCCTGTTACACAGCATGAGATATCATATATCAAACATGAGGTTGAAGGTCGTTACACAATGAGAGATTTCATTCGTAATGACCTAGAGCATGAAATTAAGATTCAAGGGATGCTGCGCAAAACAATTGATCGTGCACATGAATTAAAGGATTTTGGAACAGTCCAAGTATTGGAAGAAGTGCTAACGGATCGCGAGGATTTAGGTTATCACTTATGGAGTGTTCTTGAGGATGATTCACTTGTTCGTGGCATGACCCATATTTTAGATGGTAAAGCAGATTTAGCTGACAATCGCCATTTAAACGATAA
Encoded here:
- a CDS encoding HD domain-containing protein: MTYANEKLSEEKVFKDPVHRYVHVRDKVIWDLIATTEFQRLRRIRQLGTTYVTFHGAEHSRFNHSLGVYEIVRRMTDDIFVDRPYWEKSERLLCLCAALLHDLGHGPFSHSFEKVFHLDHEDFTQGIILGDTEVNSVLKKVAKDFPKKVAEVIAKTYENKLVVSMISSQIDADRMDYLQRDAYYTGVSYGHFDMERILRVMRPQEDQVVVKSSGMHAIEDYIMSRYQMYWQVYFHPVTRSSEVILTKILHRAKKLFEQNYDFKTKPTHFYSIFKNEVSIKDYVKLDEAVILFYFQAWQEEEDEILKDLCTRFIDRKLFKYVEFNPSEQMMELMELTNLFKKAGINPDYYLVVDSSSDLPYDFYRPGEEEERLPIHLLMPSGEIRELSRQSEIVDAISGKRRTDHKLYFPEDLVRSLSSKSTVKKKIKELLDIQ
- a CDS encoding Dps family protein — its product is MQQHDNHGFAPDEFKLSKSGFDPKMPGHTTSHQNEMILRQEPRTAKKQGSGISLPYETRLEMGLQLDEHMCALTVALHQYNKHHWLTEGAESFLSLHHLLDEHREKTMKHIDEIGERVARLGVVPTAHPVTQHEISYIKHEVEGRYTMRDFIRNDLEHEIKIQGMLRKTIDRAHELKDFGTVQVLEEVLTDREDLGYHLWSVLEDDSLVRGMTHILDGKADLADNRHLNDNLIQ
- a CDS encoding YwgA family protein, translating into MLTGHAKIMKAFSAAGEIIGRKKLQKMIYIAKKIDFPFFEKYNFHFYGPYSEELTLKVEELCNLGFLNEIKEKKGGYSQYKYTLTEKGEQFLSHYELDMPPLNETMQNLNEQNARFLELVSTVLYFDNLPKEEVKEKIFTLKSKQRYTEEEVDEAYNYIASIQKQVVTN